The genomic region cctgaaagacaggaaaaaatctCCAAAATTATGAGTTGTTCAGGATTTTTGGTGCTAAAATGCAACTCTGTGAAGGGCTTTAAGAAATCCAGAACAGACCAATATGTTAATACTGTTTTAGAAGCAGTAACTTGTGTAATGCTATCTTCTAGGCAATTTTACTTTGCCACACAAAATTGTAGAATGGTGCcttttcaactgaaaataataataatgcagttTAAGTTAACATATGTACAACTGCTGGCTTTAACCACAGCTGTATTTCCTGCATAACCCAGGAATGCCAGATAGCAACGACATCCAAACGCTACTTGTTTCCATACATTGCCACATTGCCAAGACTTGGCCCATGATGCTCCTAATATTTGAGGCATTAACTTACCCAAATACAGTTACCCATGTGTCATCAAGTTGATCTTCTGAAGTTAGGGAATCACCCTGAGTATAAAAAGGATCTAGCTGAGCAGGAGATAGAGTAGTCTTCCTGGGCTGTCCAATACTTGCAGGACTGAACACACTTGAAGCTGTTAAATTGAAACGGTGCTGTttagcaaattatttttgcaagacAGCTTAAAAGCCTCTActaaaagaattaaattcagTATTAAGCGTTTCACTTGTACATGAAAGAGGTTTGGTAGAGGTTTATTTGCAGACAGACAGTAAGCTAATCCAAACTTCATAACTGACAAGATACTACTAAGTTTGTGGCTAGTTCCCTAGCTTCCTCCTTAACCCCTAAACAGCAGCAGATGAACACAGGTATCAAATAAGAACAGTGCACCCAGAGTTCAGTTTAGCAAGAACCTATGGGTtcatacagaaaatatgaagatgGAAGGCCAGTCATCAATCTCTGCAGTTTAACTCAAGTATAAACACATCTGTGCTCACTTGAGGAAGATTCTATATAAAGAGTAAGTAAAGTTGACTGAAAGTCAGCCAGCCTGAATGGAAAAGTATTTCCTACCCACACACAATCTGAAAAGCTAGTTAAAAGAACAGATGCAGGTCCTTCGCAACTTAGCAAGGAGTTGGTGTAGTTTGGACATCGATGATTTTTGCCTACTAAGGAATGAATTAAGAACATAAATTGCCAATTTTAATAGAACATCTACCTGTTCCAGGGGTTGATGGCATATTTCCAACCAGCGGGCTCTGTGTTAGGGAAAAGCTGGCctgcattaaaaacacagaaggtaACAAATCATTCTTACTGGTACACTTTTCAGATCAGAAGAGATCTTTTTAAGGCAACCTAAGTGTCAGGCAGGAATACTGAGCCTGCCTTAAGTTAGGAGTAACTTATGAGTAATAGCAGACATTACATTTAACACAAGGTTCCTAAAGAAGCTATTTGACACCTTTTACATTCCAGCACCCAGTAGGCCTCGACTATTACATTCTGGAGTTTCCAACTGATTAGTAAACCTTAAAATATGCAGTTAAATTTAAGCCTCTTATCAAGAGTTAAGTATTAGGGTGTACGGAAATGCAGACAAACTACTCCACATAAGGCAAGCAACAGGATTGAAAGCATCTAGAGTATTTTATCTAACAAGAAAGCACTGCTGTTATATGAGAAAAAAGGCTTACTTAAATTTAGGTCAAGCTCTAAGCATTGGAAAATTTGGTTAACAAACCCTTCACCTAACACCAATCACATGTACTTTGTGAAGCTTGGTAACTTTTGGTATCAATACTCAAATCTTCTACTTCATCTTTCCCAAAAATAGGCATTTCACCACTGCTATCAGCCAGCAATTCACACTAAGTGCATCCTGATGGAAAGGATGCCAGTATCATAAACCAccaacatttgtttttcaccttCTAAACAGCTCAAAACAATTATGGTCATCACTACTTTCCCTCTAAATTATTTAGTGTCAAGTTCTAAGTGCTAGTAGTTTGGTAtgctgttcttttgtttgtttaaaaaaaaaaaaaaagaatttcaatatctgaaacaattttagtatattttttatCTGCAATCATGGCATATCTTAGAAAGAAGTTCAAATGAACTGTGAGCCCAGCCGCGTgcattctcattattttttttgaagttatcTAGTCCTTTAACACAGTAAAGGACTCTTTCCCTCTttggaaaacattcagaataAACCTTTCAGAAGGCAAAATTCAATGAAATGTCTACTCAACCAGTGAAAGGCCTTCTCCCTGCATCAACAGATGCTTGTTCACTGACGCTAACCCACTAACGCTTGACTGCTCAGTTGAGGTAAGCAGAGGAACTTATTATTAGCATAACCTTCTAGAAATTTTACTGCTGCTCTTTTAAAGTTAACCCCACCCTCTCGCCCAAATCTTGATCAGATATTTTACTCAACATAAATTTCCTTCTACCTTGGTAGCATTGCCTCTGTTGCCtactaaaaggaaaagaacacaTATTTGGACCTTTCTGGCAATCAGCAGCTTAATAAATTAACAGGAAGGTGAAAAGCTGTAACAAGTTCGCATTTGTCACACACAAAGCACAACAGAAGAACgattcctgtttttctttccctgcagtCTATCGAAAAACCTTAGCGACAGGAGATAGCTTATTACTTCACTTCTCTAAATTCTCAGTTATATAAACCATTGTAGTGAAGTGTCTGGTGAGTCTTCAGATCATGCTGTTACTTAATTGAGTTATTTTGTGTGCCTGTTCCTCTGTACCCTGAGAGATGCACTCATGGAGCTATCTCACATCTGCTAAGGAAAAGGCAGTACTTAAAACACTTACTGGTCTTCTTGAGGTTAGCGGTGTCGATCCAAGCCCAGGACTAGATAAGTCATCATATATGCTTCTAACTGGTGGAGCACCACTTTTGTCTTTGTGCGTGGGGACTACTGGCTGTGGGGGAGAGCCACCTGCAATTAAaaggataaaatgaaaaacatgagaaaactTCTAATTTCAGTCTAGGGCTAATTGCTCTTGGAAGTTCAACAGAAATTTAGTCATGACAGACTTGATTCTTTCACTAGGGGTTAAGACCAGCTGACCAAACTGTTCAGGTTTGAATGTTCTGTGCAAGAATACCTCCTATTTACCATGAGGTCTCTTTAcagaaatagcatttaaaaCTTTCAGATCTCTGGATACCAAATACACCTGATTAAACTCGATACATTCACTACTTACATGCACTTGCTCTTTGTAGCCATGCTCGGAACTGCtggtatttttctattttgaggCAGATTAGAGATAGAGCTTCACTGTTTCAAAGACTAATGTCTTGTAGCAAAAACCATGTTTAAGACTTCAGGGGCATACTACATGCTAAAGAATCATACAAAGAAGCGCACAAACATCGCACATGCCATCACAACCCCACTGTCCAAACTCCTTTATTTAATATGAAACttcattagaaagaaaagcGTAAGCTCTTGAAAACAAGAACTACTTTGCACTTGGACAGGTTGAAATAAACTGATCTCCCTTTTTTCActgattgaaatatttttatatacaccTTTGAATACTTTGTGTGGCTTTACTGCAGAAAAAGTGGTTTGAACAAACAGCTTTTACTTACGGAAAAAAACGTGTCACTTAAGCTTTTCAGAAGTACTTTTCAATCCTTAACTCTGAGCTTCAATACTCTCTCAACAGTGTAATACACTCAAGAGCTGCTACACTGCATTAATAAAGTACTCCACCCTCAAGGCCTAAGTTCAAAGCATGTACTTAACCACTCATTTTGGTTAGTGTcttattcatttcttcttttctgtaactgaaacTCTGTGGCTGTAATAATccctttaaaaaattattaggCCAAATGCACGTGAAATAATCATATGCCAAAGTTTCCTAAGAGGCTTgtatttaaggagaaaaaaaaaacaaacagaaagcaggaaaacaacagACAACCACTCCTACTGTGAAACTAAAAGAGAAAGATTATCTTGGAGTACTTTCACATTTACTTTCTTCCAAGACAGATAGCACACAAATGCCACCTTGTATCTATATTAGGCCAAATAATTCATTACTAAAGCCAAGACCATCCATGATACGAAAAAGAAAGGAGGTACAACTATTGCTTCATTCTTCTATGAAACTGGCATGTAATGTCATCATTCCTGAAgcacaggttaaaaaaaaaaaaaaaaaaatcttctgcatCTACTGCTGGGAAATGTCACTACTCCAACCCACAAAATTAAACTACTATACACTAATTAAGGAGTGTATCTTAATTTTTCTCTATCCAGTTTTGTAAgtctaaaaaacaaataaaggctttCTAGAATTCACCATAAAGAAACCAGCTGCCTCCAGAAGCTGCCTGTAGAAGTTCGCAAACACATCTCTCTGctgcaagcaaagaaaatgttgatAGCTCTACATGCAGTCAATGTGTAAAGAGATATAGAAAGTGATTTTATGTTAGGCAAGGCTCATGTTACCTTCCCTGTAAAAGCAACTGTTTCTGGTCCCAAAGCTGCTATGTTTAAAGCATTTATTAAGATTAAGTCTACTTTGACAAACTTCATTGAACGTGCATGAACTCAGCGTTAAGCAGATTATaaagcctgcagcagccacgCTGAGCAATAAGATGACCTAAGTTTTTTCTTTCGGGATGAACTCTCAGCATGTCCTGAGTGCTGACCTGCAAGCAGGGGAGATCTCATTTCCATCACGCCGACAGCAGGGCCGCTCagggcgcggggctgcggggtCACCGGCGCCGGCAGGTCGCCCATCAGGAACCCGGGCAGGAACTGCGCGCTGGCTCCTGGCTTGGGCGACGTGGGGGAGCCCAGAGCCATCGGCTCCGCTCCTGCTGCAACGCAAACGAGGGTCAGAAACACCCGGCGCCTCAAACGCCCCGCGCCACCGCGCTGCTTCGGCAGCGGGTCGATTTAAAATAGAAGAATATATCGCGAGTCAGACGCTGCAACTTCGCCTGCTTGGAACATAAGTTATCTcggcttttcctttttaaaaacagcaagaagcGCCGCGCCGAGCCCCTGTTCCTAACAAATATCGCCGTGGGGGCGCCTCGTGTTAGGGGTGTTTGCTACACGGGGGG from Aythya fuligula isolate bAytFul2 chromosome 6, bAytFul2.pri, whole genome shotgun sequence harbors:
- the NUP35 gene encoding nucleoporin NUP35 isoform X2 is translated as MEPPPAGAEPMALGSPTSPKPGASAQFLPGFLMGDLPAPVTPQPRALSGPAVGVMEMRSPLLAGGSPPQPVVPTHKDKSGAPPVRSIYDDLSSPGLGSTPLTSRRPASFSLTQSPLVGNMPSTPGTASSVFSPASIGQPRKTTLSPAQLDPFYTQGDSLTSEDQLDDTWVTVFGFPQASASYILLQFAQYGNILKHVMSNTGNWMHIRYQSKLQARKALSKDGRIFGESIMIGVKPCIDKTVMENFERSSTSSVSSVFTPPTKSVGTPVQPASTTRISTMRPLATAYKASTSDYQVVSDRQTPRKDESIVSKAMEYMFGW
- the NUP35 gene encoding nucleoporin NUP35 isoform X1, which translates into the protein MEPPPAAGAEPMALGSPTSPKPGASAQFLPGFLMGDLPAPVTPQPRALSGPAVGVMEMRSPLLAGGSPPQPVVPTHKDKSGAPPVRSIYDDLSSPGLGSTPLTSRRPASFSLTQSPLVGNMPSTPGTASSVFSPASIGQPRKTTLSPAQLDPFYTQGDSLTSEDQLDDTWVTVFGFPQASASYILLQFAQYGNILKHVMSNTGNWMHIRYQSKLQARKALSKDGRIFGESIMIGVKPCIDKTVMENFERSSTSSVSSVFTPPTKSVGTPVQPASTTRISTMRPLATAYKASTSDYQVVSDRQTPRKDESIVSKAMEYMFGW